A region from the Pontixanthobacter aestiaquae genome encodes:
- a CDS encoding SUF system Fe-S cluster assembly regulator produces MRLSNLADYAVVTMTAAARHCGGGRVSASELAAETGLPAPTVQKMVSKLTAAGLLRSVRGAKGGLQLARPAAAITVADIVEAIEGPIALTACADGSTPDCGIEQNCAVRPHWPIVNKALRGALADIPLTQLTQNIPSLERISRELA; encoded by the coding sequence ATGCGCCTTTCGAATCTTGCCGATTATGCTGTTGTCACAATGACCGCTGCCGCGCGTCATTGTGGTGGCGGGCGTGTGTCGGCGAGCGAGCTTGCAGCCGAAACCGGCCTGCCGGCGCCGACGGTTCAGAAGATGGTGAGTAAACTGACAGCGGCAGGCCTGCTGCGCTCCGTTCGCGGGGCGAAAGGCGGATTGCAATTGGCTCGCCCTGCGGCAGCGATTACGGTTGCCGACATTGTCGAGGCCATTGAAGGCCCTATCGCGCTGACAGCCTGCGCGGATGGCAGCACGCCCGATTGCGGTATCGAACAGAATTGCGCGGTCCGGCCTCATTGGCCGATCGTCAACAAAGCACTGCGCGGTGCACTGGCGGATATTCCGCTCACGCAGCTGACCCAAAACATTCCTTCTTTAGAGCGTATTTCGCGAGAATTGGCATGA